One part of the Vicia villosa cultivar HV-30 ecotype Madison, WI linkage group LG6, Vvil1.0, whole genome shotgun sequence genome encodes these proteins:
- the LOC131613823 gene encoding uncharacterized protein LOC131613823, translating to MSNLKHQFKILSITGENFITWNNNLIEYLSCEGLNKILEGDDSGKTTDDPEEMEKKKSKVNRIIKHHLDDGLQIEYSNAKDPKILWDKIKARLGHQKKVLLPSLMDQWNKLRFQDYKTVIAYNSAMHQIIAKLEFCGKTITEKEKLEKTFSTFHASQVLLQQQYRMREYTEYSDLVAALLVAEQNNELFIKNHQARPTGTMPYPEINATTFNRWRGGFNRLKRRGGHVRSDGNNGHARFDGQNQGGYHGRNLFHGRNYFRGRGRGRGHMNNYRSPIYDQNNWNRKGNGKYIQEGPSRNYEDICYRCGKKGHWSKVCRTPKHLCKRPMAYAEEKGKEVNFNEIEPRNNNTYFETADFVGGETD from the coding sequence ATGTCCAATCTTAAGCATCAATTCAAAATTCTAAGCATAACTGGGGAGAACTTCATAACCTGGAACAACAATTTAATAGAGTACCTTTCATGTGAGGGACTTAACAAAATCCTTGAAGGAGACGATTCTGGAAAAACAACAGATGACCCagaagaaatggaaaagaaaaagtcaaaagtGAACAGAATAATAAAGCACCATCTTGACGATGGATTGCAAATAGAATACTCAAATGCTAAAGATCCCAAGATTTTATGGGACAAAATTAAAGCAAGACTTGGACATCAGAAGAAAGTCCTGTTACCCTCATTAATGGATCAGTGGAACAAGTTACGGTTCCAAGATTACAAAACTGTCATTGCATATAATTCTGCTATGCACCAGATTATAGCAAAGCTAGAATTTTGTGGCAAAACCATAACtgaaaaagaaaagttggaaaaaaCTTTTTCAACTTTCCATGCATCTCAGGTATTATTGCAACAACAATATAGAATGAGGGAATACACTGAGTATTCTGATTTAGTTGCAGCTCTTCTGGTGGCAGAACAAAATAATGAGCTCTTTATAAAAAACCACCAGGCACGTCCCACAGGAACAATGCCATATCCTGAAATTAATGCCACGACATTTAATCGTTGGCGTGGTGGCTTTAATCGTCTTAAGAGACGTGGTGGTCATGTTCGTTCTGATGGTAATAATGGTCATGCTCGTTTTGATGGTCAAAATCAAGGAGGATATCATGGTCGAAACCTTTTCCACGGTCGAAACTATttccgtggtagaggacgtgGACGAGGTCATATGAATAATTATAGATCCCCCATATATGACCAAAATAATTGGAATCGCAAAGGAAATGGTAAGTATATCCAAGAAGGTCCCTCAAGGAATTATGAGGATATATGCTACAGATGCGGAAAGAAAGGCCATTGGTCTAAGGTGTGTAGAACACCAAAACACTTGTGTAAAAGACCAATGGCATATGctgaagaaaagggaaaagaagtgAATTTTAATGAGATTGAACCCAGAAACAATAATACTTATTTTGAGACTGCTGACTTTGTTGGAGGTGAAACTGATTAA